The Arachis hypogaea cultivar Tifrunner chromosome 16, arahy.Tifrunner.gnm2.J5K5, whole genome shotgun sequence genome contains a region encoding:
- the LOC112757738 gene encoding tetrahydroanabasine acetyltransferase, with amino-acid sequence MEVVLDKGGSHDDDHSLPKVRILAVKTVAPVKETQPRLAQKVLLASNDHDSIVGGCYQVVFYYNNDNGEESGWSFYGWIVESLCMALVDYPILAARLLERDTGLEIVSIDSGFRLLSAQCQWTLSQFLDLNERHNDNETELVYWKEIDETLPQFSPLCSVQVTKFECGGYSIGISCSLLLTEVLAVDNFLKKWTEIYQEMLPQNGEIKKSIFIHPLVKDHEVLPSHVISPTFSRKRAESMIFKITSTTDVMIMSINQETWRELAMLCVKDLEHKHNIQMGSKFSFLVKNDSSSSSGVVTIESCSNNGGNNVKSLGLKYQITLATWNEFGLYDVAFCEGNKPVHVSCWVASSVPEGHVMAMTGLA; translated from the exons ATGGAGGTTGTGCTTGACAAAGGTGGCAGCCATGATGATGATCATAGCCTCCCAAAGGTGCGGATCTTAGCCGTGAAGACTGTGGCACCGGTCAAGGAAACTCAGCCACGGCTAGCTCAAAAAGTGTTGTTAGCCAGTAACGACCATGATAGCATTGTTGGAGGGTGCTACCAAGTAGTGTTCTACTATAATAACGATAATGGTGAGGAGAGTGGTTGGTCTTTTTATGGTTGGATTGTGGAGTCACTGTGCATGGCCCTAGTGGACTACCCTATACTCGCTGCCAGGCTCCTGGAAAGAGACACGGGACTCGAAATTGTGTCTATTGATTCTGGCTTTCGATTATTGTCGGCACAGTGTCAATGGACCTTGTCACAATTTCTTGATCTGAATGAGAGACACAATGATAATGAGACTGAGCTTGTCTACTGGAAGGAAATTGATGAGACACTTCCTCAGTTCTCACCCTTGTGCTCCGTTCag GTGACTAAGTTTGAATGTGGAGGGTACTCAATTGGCATTAGCTGCAGCCTCTTATTGACAGAGGTTTTGGCAGTTGACAACTTCCTCAAGAAATGGACAGAGATATACCAAGAAATGTTACCCCAAAATGGAGAAATTAAGAAATCCATATTTATCCACCCTTTGGTGAAAGATCATGAGGTTCTCCCCAGCCATGTAATCAGCCCCACATTCAGCAGAAAGCGAGCAGAAAGCATGATTTTCAAGATCACTTCCACCACTGATGTGATGATCATGAGTATCAATCAAGAAACATGGAGGGAGTTAGCCATGCTTTGTGTTAAAGACTTGGAACATAAACATAACATACAAATGGGTTCAAAATTTTCTTTCCTTGTGAAGAACGACTCATCCTCATCAAGTGGGGTCGTCACAATTGAAAGCTGCTCAAATAATGGTGGAAACAATGTTAAGAGTTTGGGTCTCAAATATCAAATCACCCTAGCAACGTGGAACGAGTTTGGATTGTACGATGTAGCATTTTGTGAAGGAAACAAACCTGTCCATGTTTCATGTTGGGTTGCATCATCAGTTCCTGAAGGACATGTTATGGCAATGACAGGATTAGCATGA